The Microbacterium limosum genome contains a region encoding:
- a CDS encoding MFS transporter encodes MAESLRQPGRDEAAQAPPGPRTVRAFHQVLANTAAANVTSSYLWWALTFWAYLETRSVLATAIIGGSYMLLVAAFGVIFGVIVDRMKKKAVMVLSSGVTLVTYLLAGALYLSFPESVLVDWGGPWFWVFAGVILVGGVVENLRNIALSTTVTLLVPADRRDRANGLVGAVQGIAFMVTSVFSGLSIGLLGMGWTVVIAIAATALALGHLLFVPIPERGVVHVEGAPAQVGFRGVIPAVVAVPGLLALILFSTFNNLVGGVFMALMDPYGLTLFSVEMWGIVLGMTSFGFVMGGALVARFGLGKNPVRTLLLVNVGIALLGLTFAIREWWWLYALGVLVFMCLMPIAEAAEQTIVQRVVPFDKQGRVFGFAASVESAAAPVSSFLVGPLAQFWLIPFMDSQDGQDSLGWLLGPGEARGIALAFVGASLVLLVTVMLAFVSRPYRRLSAAYAAAPPSLTPDAVDAPEMGLAHLPSTS; translated from the coding sequence ATGGCCGAGTCGCTTCGCCAGCCGGGCCGGGATGAGGCCGCGCAGGCTCCGCCCGGTCCCCGCACCGTGCGGGCGTTCCATCAGGTGCTCGCGAACACCGCGGCCGCGAACGTGACCTCCAGCTATCTGTGGTGGGCGCTGACCTTCTGGGCGTATCTCGAGACGCGCTCGGTGCTCGCGACGGCGATCATCGGCGGCTCCTACATGCTTCTGGTCGCCGCCTTCGGTGTCATCTTCGGGGTCATCGTCGACCGCATGAAGAAGAAGGCGGTCATGGTGCTCTCGAGCGGGGTCACGCTCGTGACGTATCTGCTCGCCGGCGCTCTCTACCTCTCGTTCCCGGAGAGCGTGCTGGTCGACTGGGGCGGCCCCTGGTTCTGGGTGTTCGCGGGCGTGATCCTCGTGGGCGGCGTGGTCGAGAACCTGCGCAACATCGCGCTGTCGACCACCGTGACCCTGCTCGTGCCGGCAGATCGGCGCGACAGGGCGAACGGGCTGGTGGGCGCGGTGCAGGGCATCGCATTCATGGTCACGAGCGTGTTCTCGGGGCTGTCGATCGGCCTGCTCGGAATGGGGTGGACCGTCGTCATCGCGATCGCGGCGACGGCGCTCGCGCTCGGGCACCTCCTCTTCGTCCCCATCCCGGAGCGCGGGGTCGTCCACGTCGAGGGTGCTCCCGCTCAGGTCGGCTTCCGCGGGGTCATCCCGGCCGTCGTCGCCGTGCCGGGTCTGCTCGCGCTCATCCTCTTCTCGACGTTCAACAACCTCGTGGGCGGCGTGTTCATGGCCCTCATGGACCCGTACGGCCTCACTCTCTTCTCGGTGGAGATGTGGGGGATCGTGCTCGGGATGACCAGCTTCGGGTTCGTGATGGGAGGCGCCCTCGTTGCCCGCTTCGGCCTCGGAAAAAACCCGGTCCGCACGCTGCTGCTCGTCAACGTCGGGATCGCGCTGCTGGGTCTCACCTTCGCCATCCGCGAGTGGTGGTGGCTCTACGCGCTCGGCGTCCTCGTCTTCATGTGCCTCATGCCGATCGCGGAGGCGGCCGAGCAGACCATCGTGCAGCGCGTCGTGCCGTTCGACAAGCAGGGCCGGGTGTTCGGCTTCGCCGCGAGCGTGGAGTCGGCCGCGGCACCGGTCTCCTCGTTCCTGGTCGGTCCGCTGGCACAGTTCTGGCTCATCCCCTTCATGGACTCGCAGGACGGGCAGGACTCCCTCGGGTGGTTGCTGGGCCCGGGCGAGGCGCGGGGCATCGCGCTCGCCTTCGTGGGAGCGAGCCTGGTTCTCCTCGTCACCGTGATGCTCGCCTTCGTCTCCCGGCCGTACCGGCGCCTGTCGGCGGCGTACGCCGCCGCACCGCCGTCGCTCACCCCCGATGCCGTCGACGCCCCCGAGATGGGTCTCGCCCACCTGCCCTCGACGAGCTGA
- a CDS encoding ATP-binding cassette domain-containing protein — MAYIETQQIVKTYRPKGAAVVRALDGLDLSVEQGSVTALLGPNGAGKTTAVKVLTTLIRPDSGRAIIAGVDVFDDPAEIRRMIGASGQYAAVDENLTGYENLYMVGRLYHLGHRLAAQRARELIEVFDLVEAQNRPVKGFSGGMRRRIDLAGALVINPPVLFLDEPTTGLDPRSRLALWEVIESLVAGGTTVLLTTQYLEEADRLADSISIVDSGRVIAEGTADQLKASVGGQRVAVTLVDDADGERVRDILSRYGSGPVAEGGDRTWVVPVADGATGLGGIVADIAAQGIELHDAGMRRPTLDDVFLQLTGRATGTDDEAEDAA, encoded by the coding sequence ATGGCGTACATCGAGACGCAGCAGATCGTCAAGACCTACCGCCCCAAGGGAGCCGCCGTCGTGCGCGCGCTCGACGGGCTCGACCTGTCGGTCGAGCAGGGCAGCGTGACGGCGCTGCTCGGCCCGAACGGTGCGGGCAAGACCACCGCCGTCAAGGTCCTCACGACCCTCATCCGACCCGACTCGGGGCGCGCGATCATCGCGGGGGTCGACGTCTTCGACGACCCCGCCGAGATCCGCCGGATGATCGGCGCCAGCGGTCAGTACGCCGCCGTCGACGAGAACCTCACCGGCTACGAGAACCTCTACATGGTCGGCCGGCTCTATCACCTCGGCCACCGGCTCGCGGCGCAGCGAGCACGTGAGCTGATCGAGGTCTTCGACCTCGTCGAGGCGCAGAACCGTCCCGTCAAGGGGTTCTCAGGGGGCATGCGGCGGCGAATCGACCTGGCGGGCGCCCTCGTCATCAACCCGCCCGTGCTCTTCCTCGACGAACCCACGACAGGACTCGATCCCCGCAGTCGGCTCGCCCTCTGGGAGGTGATCGAGTCGCTCGTCGCCGGCGGGACAACGGTCCTCCTGACGACGCAGTATCTCGAGGAGGCCGATCGGCTCGCGGATTCGATCTCGATCGTCGACAGCGGCCGCGTGATCGCCGAGGGCACCGCCGACCAGCTGAAGGCCTCGGTGGGCGGGCAGCGCGTGGCCGTCACACTCGTCGACGACGCCGACGGCGAGCGCGTCCGCGACATCCTGAGTCGCTACGGCTCCGGTCCCGTCGCAGAGGGGGGCGATCGGACATGGGTCGTGCCCGTCGCCGACGGCGCCACCGGCCTCGGCGGCATCGTGGCCGACATCGCCGCCCAGGGCATCGAGCTGCACGACGCCGGCATGAGGCGCCCGACGCTCGACGACGTCTTCCTGCAACTGACCGGCCGCGCAACCGGCACGGACGACGAGGCGGAGGATGCGGCATGA
- a CDS encoding ABC transporter permease: MTETSAAAHTGRTPPGRIRAPEGSAVSRLLSDGAIATWRNLKKIVRVPDILLFTLIQPIMFVLLFTFVFGSAIPVPGGDYTSFLMAGIFAQTIVFGSTYSGSAMAQDLKDGIIDRFRTLPMNGAAVLIGRTTGDLVINLLSLAVMMLTGLVVGWRVTSSPLEFLAGVLLLLSFSYAFSWLMAYLGMIVRSPEVINNASFLILFPLTFLSNAFVPSEGLPTPLRVFAEWNPVTALVTSARQLFGNVPAGTPVGDAWPAQYPIPTVIGGIVVLLLVFVPLSIRRFATLDR, translated from the coding sequence ATGACCGAGACGAGCGCCGCGGCCCACACGGGCCGCACCCCGCCGGGCCGGATCCGGGCCCCCGAGGGAAGCGCGGTCAGCCGCCTCCTCTCCGACGGCGCGATCGCGACGTGGCGGAACCTCAAGAAGATCGTGCGCGTTCCCGACATCCTGCTGTTCACGCTGATCCAGCCGATCATGTTCGTGCTGCTGTTCACCTTCGTCTTCGGCTCCGCCATCCCCGTGCCGGGCGGCGACTACACCTCGTTCCTCATGGCGGGGATCTTCGCGCAGACGATCGTCTTCGGCTCCACCTACTCGGGCTCGGCCATGGCGCAGGACCTGAAGGACGGCATCATCGACCGGTTCCGCACGCTTCCGATGAACGGCGCGGCCGTGCTGATCGGACGCACCACGGGCGATCTCGTCATCAACCTGCTCTCGCTCGCGGTCATGATGCTGACGGGTCTCGTCGTCGGGTGGCGGGTCACGTCGTCGCCTCTCGAGTTCCTGGCCGGCGTGCTCCTGCTGCTGTCGTTCTCCTACGCGTTCTCGTGGCTCATGGCCTACCTCGGCATGATCGTGCGCAGCCCCGAGGTGATCAACAACGCGTCGTTCCTGATCCTCTTCCCCCTCACGTTCCTCTCCAACGCGTTCGTGCCGAGCGAGGGCCTCCCCACACCGCTGCGGGTGTTCGCGGAATGGAACCCCGTGACCGCGCTGGTCACATCCGCGCGGCAGCTCTTCGGCAACGTCCCCGCCGGCACACCGGTCGGCGACGCCTGGCCGGCCCAGTATCCGATCCCGACCGTCATCGGGGGGATCGTCGTGCTGCTGCTCGTCTTCGTGCCGCTGTCGATCCGCCGGTTCGCGACGCTCGATCGCTGA
- the arfB gene encoding alternative ribosome rescue aminoacyl-tRNA hydrolase ArfB, with translation MTAHHRPGLRVTAGVTIPESELSWRFSRSSGPGGQGVNTADSRVELTWDIAASRALSEHERERLLDRLGGRLVRGTLTIAASEHRTQVRNRDAARERLASAVADALRPPSPSRRATMPSRGAKERRLGAKRRRTDVKRLRRPPTD, from the coding sequence ATGACCGCTCATCACCGCCCAGGACTGCGCGTCACGGCGGGCGTGACGATCCCCGAGAGCGAGCTCTCCTGGCGATTCAGCCGTTCGTCGGGTCCGGGCGGACAGGGCGTGAACACCGCCGACTCCCGCGTGGAGCTCACGTGGGACATCGCGGCCTCGCGAGCGCTGTCGGAACATGAGCGTGAGCGGCTGCTCGATCGGCTGGGCGGTCGGCTCGTGCGGGGCACCCTGACGATTGCCGCGTCGGAGCACCGGACGCAGGTGCGCAACCGGGACGCGGCCCGCGAACGGCTCGCCTCGGCGGTGGCCGACGCACTGCGCCCGCCGTCGCCGTCGCGACGCGCGACCATGCCCAGCCGGGGAGCGAAGGAACGGCGCCTCGGCGCCAAGCGCCGGCGAACCGACGTCAAGCGGCTGAGGCGCCCGCCCACGGACTGA
- a CDS encoding ester cyclase yields MEPWEMREWFGDYLDACNRHDLDAIRSFLDPAVRRAHLPRGADAWVKDAAELFRAFPDWRWRRIQLLVEEDRLAVHLRASGTHAGEFRGIAATRRHVNVAEFAMCRVVNGRITEFTGTADHVELLDQLRG; encoded by the coding sequence GTGGAGCCGTGGGAGATGCGTGAGTGGTTCGGCGACTACCTCGATGCGTGCAACCGTCACGATCTCGACGCCATCCGCTCCTTTCTGGATCCCGCGGTCCGCCGCGCGCACCTGCCGCGCGGCGCGGATGCCTGGGTGAAGGATGCGGCGGAGCTGTTCCGCGCTTTCCCGGACTGGCGGTGGCGCCGCATTCAACTGCTCGTCGAAGAGGATCGCCTGGCCGTGCATCTGCGCGCGAGCGGCACGCACGCCGGGGAGTTCCGCGGCATCGCCGCGACGCGACGGCACGTGAACGTCGCCGAGTTCGCGATGTGCCGGGTCGTGAACGGTCGGATCACCGAGTTCACCGGGACCGCCGACCATGTCGAGCTGCTCGATCAGCTACGGGGGTGA
- a CDS encoding GntR family transcriptional regulator — protein sequence MPIPSGRPGLGRSLLRDDVYRRLRDAIVEGAFEPGEQLKDGDVAAWLGVSRTPVREALLRLEASGLVVAVPGRSTAVSTIDPRAVRDARDVIAAMHGLAVRETTGRLSAADIERMRGANRRFAASLAAGDISAALDADDELHMIPVAALGNSAAEAVLEQFGPLVRRAELSRFTRGGRSSVERHEQLIGFMASGDVRGAESVSLDIWHSLTEDGAAEEALTQAS from the coding sequence ATGCCGATTCCCTCGGGCCGCCCAGGGCTGGGTCGCTCCCTCCTTCGCGACGACGTCTACCGACGGCTTCGCGACGCGATCGTCGAAGGCGCATTCGAGCCCGGGGAGCAACTGAAGGACGGCGATGTCGCGGCGTGGCTGGGAGTGAGCCGTACGCCTGTGCGCGAAGCGCTACTGCGCCTGGAGGCGAGCGGACTGGTGGTGGCCGTGCCGGGCCGGTCGACGGCGGTGAGCACCATCGACCCGCGGGCGGTGCGGGACGCGCGGGATGTCATCGCCGCCATGCACGGCCTGGCGGTGCGCGAGACGACAGGTCGGCTGAGCGCTGCAGACATCGAGCGCATGCGGGGCGCGAATCGCCGATTCGCCGCGTCGCTCGCGGCGGGCGACATCAGCGCGGCGCTGGACGCCGATGACGAACTCCACATGATCCCCGTCGCGGCGCTCGGCAACAGTGCCGCCGAGGCGGTGCTGGAGCAGTTCGGACCGCTGGTGCGCCGAGCGGAGCTGTCGCGCTTCACGCGAGGTGGCCGGTCGTCTGTGGAGAGGCACGAGCAACTGATCGGCTTCATGGCCTCCGGCGACGTGCGGGGCGCTGAATCCGTGTCCCTCGACATCTGGCACAGCCTCACGGAGGACGGCGCCGCCGAGGAAGCGCTGACTCAGGCATCCTAG
- a CDS encoding sugar phosphate isomerase/epimerase codes for MSESTHPVTLFTGQWADLPLEEVARLAASWGYDGLEIAASGDHLDLERAEEEPGYLASRKEILDRHGLSVFAISNHLAGQAVCDAPIDFRHEAILRPSVWGDGDAEGVRRRAAEDMKRAARVARRLGVDTVVGFTGSSVWPYVAMFPPVPASVIEAGYEDFAARWNPILDVFDGEGVRFAHEVHPGEVAYDYWTSVRTLDAIDHREAFGFNWDPSHMMWQNIDPVGFIWDFRDRIYHVDCKDTRLRPTNGRAGVLGSHLPWGDPRRGWDFVSTGHGDVPWEDAFRALESIGYRGPISIEWEDAGMDRLHGAAEAVQFVRSKLWKQPTASFDAAFSAR; via the coding sequence ATGAGTGAGTCCACGCATCCCGTTACGCTCTTCACCGGGCAGTGGGCTGACCTGCCCTTGGAAGAAGTCGCCCGATTGGCGGCGTCGTGGGGCTATGACGGCCTCGAGATCGCGGCCTCGGGGGACCACCTCGATCTGGAGCGCGCTGAAGAGGAGCCGGGCTACCTCGCGTCGCGAAAGGAGATCCTCGACCGCCACGGGCTCTCGGTATTCGCGATCTCGAACCACCTGGCCGGGCAGGCCGTGTGCGATGCGCCCATCGACTTCCGGCACGAGGCCATCCTGCGCCCCTCGGTGTGGGGCGACGGCGATGCAGAGGGCGTCCGGCGGCGCGCTGCGGAGGACATGAAGCGCGCCGCGCGGGTTGCGCGGCGACTCGGAGTCGACACGGTCGTGGGGTTCACCGGGTCGTCGGTATGGCCTTACGTCGCGATGTTCCCGCCCGTGCCCGCCTCGGTGATTGAGGCCGGCTACGAGGACTTCGCGGCCCGATGGAACCCGATCCTCGATGTGTTCGACGGCGAGGGTGTGCGGTTCGCGCACGAGGTGCACCCGGGCGAGGTGGCCTACGACTACTGGACGAGCGTGCGCACCCTCGACGCGATCGATCACAGGGAGGCGTTCGGCTTTAACTGGGACCCGTCGCACATGATGTGGCAGAACATCGATCCGGTGGGTTTCATCTGGGACTTCCGTGACCGTATCTACCACGTCGACTGCAAGGACACGCGCCTGCGCCCGACGAACGGGCGAGCCGGGGTGCTCGGATCGCACCTGCCCTGGGGCGATCCGAGGCGCGGCTGGGATTTCGTCTCCACCGGACACGGCGACGTGCCCTGGGAGGACGCGTTCCGCGCCCTCGAGTCGATCGGCTACCGCGGACCCATCTCGATCGAGTGGGAGGATGCCGGGATGGACCGCCTGCACGGCGCCGCCGAGGCGGTGCAGTTCGTGCGATCGAAGCTGTGGAAGCAGCCCACGGCTTCCTTCGACGCGGCCTTCTCCGCCCGCTGA
- a CDS encoding Gfo/Idh/MocA family oxidoreductase, whose amino-acid sequence MARPPLRSGIIGTGFMGRVHTRAVRSTGGIVVAYAGRDLERTREAAQEENVPLALTADELVAHPDVDIVHICTPNAQHLPLALAAIAAGKHVVCEKPLALTAEDALLLESAARDAFVVTAVPFIYRFYPTVREARARITATGERIWLAHGHYLQDWLSDQSTYNWRVTDEGSRAFADIGVHWCDLFEFTTGHRIERLLAQKSRLHETRHSDDGEVPVSTEDGVTMMFQTDRGATGSVVISQATPGRKNRLWLSLDGETRSYAFDQENPNDLWVGATHDASILPKGLETLHHDAARAYVTVPSGHPQGYQDCFSLFMRDVHATIEGRPVDGLPTFSDGVRAARLTEAVIASSDSGQWVDVAPVREPESSAA is encoded by the coding sequence ATGGCCCGCCCGCCGCTGCGAAGCGGCATCATCGGCACGGGCTTTATGGGCCGGGTGCACACCCGCGCCGTGCGCTCGACCGGGGGCATCGTCGTCGCGTACGCCGGTCGCGATCTCGAGCGCACCCGGGAGGCCGCGCAGGAGGAGAACGTCCCGCTCGCGCTCACGGCGGACGAGCTGGTCGCCCACCCCGACGTCGACATCGTCCACATCTGCACCCCCAACGCACAGCACCTACCGCTCGCGCTCGCCGCCATCGCGGCCGGCAAGCACGTCGTCTGCGAGAAGCCGCTCGCTCTGACGGCGGAGGACGCCCTGCTCCTGGAAAGCGCCGCGCGCGACGCTTTCGTGGTGACGGCGGTGCCGTTCATCTACCGCTTCTACCCGACGGTGCGCGAGGCGCGGGCACGTATCACCGCCACCGGGGAGCGCATCTGGCTGGCCCACGGACACTACCTGCAGGATTGGCTGTCCGATCAGTCGACCTACAATTGGCGGGTGACGGACGAGGGTTCCCGAGCGTTCGCCGATATCGGTGTGCATTGGTGCGACCTCTTCGAGTTCACCACGGGCCATCGCATCGAGCGCCTGCTCGCCCAGAAGTCCCGACTGCACGAGACGCGGCACTCCGACGACGGCGAAGTGCCCGTATCGACCGAGGATGGGGTGACGATGATGTTCCAGACCGACCGCGGCGCGACCGGTTCCGTCGTGATCTCGCAGGCCACGCCGGGGCGGAAGAACCGGCTCTGGCTCTCGCTGGACGGGGAGACGAGGTCGTACGCGTTCGATCAGGAGAACCCCAACGATCTCTGGGTCGGCGCGACGCATGACGCGTCCATCCTGCCGAAGGGTCTCGAGACCCTTCATCACGACGCTGCCAGAGCGTATGTGACGGTGCCGTCCGGACACCCTCAGGGCTATCAGGACTGCTTCTCCCTGTTCATGCGTGATGTGCACGCGACGATCGAGGGGCGCCCCGTCGACGGGCTGCCCACCTTCTCCGACGGCGTGCGCGCCGCACGACTGACGGAGGCGGTGATCGCCTCGTCCGACTCCGGACAGTGGGTGGATGTCGCGCCGGTTCGCGAGCCGGAATCGAGCGCCGCATGA
- a CDS encoding ABC transporter permease yields the protein MSSAAPSTQPSRLSRVITRLDWRSNIIYIAFVVVFLFFAIFLGNDGFLSANNMLNIVRQTATISIMAIAMTFVIAAAEIDLSVGSVAGLASVVTAMTTMQFGLVPGILAGLAAGAAIGAINGGLVALLRIPSFLVTLGMLGLAAGLAQWITASAPQPITDRLYVMIFGGSDFGPVPGLLVWTIVAVAVGWLVMNRTGFGRKVLATGGNPTAAAYTGINTARIKFTVLLISGIAAAVAGMLYAGRLESGRFQWGQGDELTVIAAVILGGTSLFGGRGAIIGTLFGSLFMGLINNGLILAGLDVAQQQVVRGAIIIAAVALSRKK from the coding sequence ATGAGCAGCGCCGCACCGTCCACTCAGCCGTCCAGACTGTCACGGGTCATCACCCGCTTGGACTGGCGCAGCAACATCATCTACATCGCATTCGTGGTGGTGTTCCTCTTCTTCGCGATATTCCTGGGCAACGACGGCTTCCTCTCCGCGAACAACATGCTGAACATCGTTCGGCAGACCGCGACGATCTCGATCATGGCCATCGCGATGACGTTCGTGATCGCGGCCGCCGAGATCGACTTGAGCGTCGGATCGGTCGCGGGCCTGGCATCCGTCGTGACGGCGATGACCACGATGCAGTTCGGCCTCGTCCCGGGCATCCTCGCGGGTCTCGCCGCGGGCGCGGCGATCGGCGCCATCAACGGTGGGCTCGTCGCCCTGCTGAGGATCCCGTCCTTCCTGGTCACCCTCGGAATGCTGGGCCTGGCCGCGGGCCTCGCGCAGTGGATCACCGCGTCGGCGCCGCAGCCGATCACCGATCGCCTCTACGTGATGATCTTCGGCGGCAGCGACTTCGGCCCCGTGCCGGGCCTGCTCGTGTGGACGATCGTGGCGGTGGCGGTGGGATGGCTCGTGATGAACCGCACCGGCTTCGGGCGGAAGGTCCTGGCGACGGGTGGAAACCCGACAGCGGCTGCCTACACGGGCATCAACACGGCGCGCATCAAGTTCACCGTGCTGCTCATCTCCGGCATCGCGGCGGCGGTCGCCGGCATGCTCTACGCCGGTCGACTCGAATCGGGACGTTTCCAGTGGGGCCAGGGCGATGAGCTCACGGTCATCGCCGCCGTCATCCTGGGCGGTACGAGCCTCTTCGGCGGCCGCGGCGCCATCATCGGCACGCTGTTCGGGTCGCTCTTCATGGGCCTGATCAACAACGGGCTGATCCTCGCCGGGCTGGACGTCGCTCAGCAGCAGGTCGTACGCGGCGCGATCATCATCGCCGCCGTCGCGCTGTCGAGGAAGAAGTGA
- a CDS encoding sugar ABC transporter ATP-binding protein yields MAEIPLEPPAVRMRAIVKSFGPVEVLKSVDMDIIAGEVHALAGENGAGKSTLMKVLQGVHPITSGTIEVRGEPVEIRSTADAERAGIGMVFQEFSLIPSMTVAQNIFLNREITGKAGLIDDRAAERAAKELFDGLGVTIDPRARVEDLGTAYWQLVEIAKALAKQASILVMDEPTASLAKHEVENLFSLIETLKNRGIAIVYISHRMDEIRRIADRITVLRDGRVALAAPVAEMSAEQIIEAIIGRRLASDLVYQEREVPRDAPVLLAAEDIASSTVLESVSLTIRAGEIVGLAGLMGSGRTEFARVVAGMDRPTRGSLSIDGERVRFVTPIAAQRAGVALIPEDRRDQGLVLEHSVSDNLTLPVLEHVKTSGLLSPRKLRDLTEQLVERFAVKVADPYAPISQLSGGNQQKVVVAKWINTEPRVLVMDEPTAGVDIGTKTEILDIVRAFASQGNAVLFISSELPELLAVADRIVVMREGRSIRELPRTDIDSEEQLQLIIQGAAA; encoded by the coding sequence ATGGCTGAGATCCCCCTCGAACCGCCCGCCGTACGGATGCGGGCGATCGTGAAGAGCTTCGGCCCCGTCGAGGTCCTGAAGTCCGTGGACATGGACATCATCGCGGGGGAGGTGCATGCCCTCGCCGGTGAGAACGGAGCCGGCAAGTCCACTCTCATGAAGGTGCTGCAGGGCGTCCACCCGATCACGTCGGGCACGATCGAAGTGCGGGGCGAACCGGTCGAGATCCGGAGCACCGCCGACGCGGAGCGTGCCGGGATCGGCATGGTCTTCCAGGAGTTCAGCCTCATCCCCTCGATGACGGTGGCGCAGAACATCTTCCTCAACCGGGAAATCACCGGAAAGGCCGGCCTCATCGATGACCGCGCGGCGGAGCGCGCGGCGAAGGAGCTCTTCGACGGGCTGGGTGTCACCATCGACCCCCGTGCGCGGGTGGAGGACCTCGGGACGGCCTACTGGCAGCTCGTCGAGATCGCGAAGGCACTGGCCAAGCAGGCCAGCATCCTCGTGATGGATGAGCCCACCGCCAGCCTCGCCAAGCACGAGGTCGAGAATCTCTTCTCGCTGATCGAGACGCTGAAGAACCGCGGGATCGCGATCGTCTACATCTCGCACCGGATGGACGAGATCCGCCGGATCGCCGATCGAATCACGGTCCTGCGCGATGGCCGGGTGGCTCTCGCGGCTCCCGTGGCGGAGATGAGCGCGGAACAGATCATCGAGGCCATCATCGGACGGCGGCTCGCTTCCGATCTCGTCTACCAGGAGCGCGAGGTCCCCAGGGACGCACCCGTGCTCCTCGCGGCGGAGGACATCGCGAGCAGTACCGTACTCGAATCGGTTTCCCTCACCATCCGCGCCGGCGAGATCGTCGGTCTCGCGGGCCTCATGGGCAGCGGCCGCACGGAATTCGCGCGGGTCGTGGCGGGAATGGACCGGCCGACGCGGGGCTCGTTGAGCATCGACGGGGAGCGCGTCCGCTTCGTCACGCCGATCGCCGCTCAACGCGCGGGCGTCGCCCTCATCCCCGAGGACCGCCGGGATCAGGGACTGGTGCTGGAGCACTCCGTGTCCGACAACCTGACGCTCCCCGTCCTCGAGCACGTCAAGACGAGCGGCCTGCTCTCTCCTCGCAAGCTCCGCGACCTCACCGAACAGCTTGTAGAGCGCTTCGCGGTGAAGGTCGCCGATCCCTACGCACCCATCAGCCAACTATCCGGCGGCAACCAGCAGAAGGTCGTCGTCGCGAAGTGGATCAACACCGAGCCGCGGGTTCTCGTCATGGACGAGCCCACCGCAGGTGTCGACATCGGGACGAAGACGGAGATCCTCGATATCGTGCGTGCCTTCGCTTCGCAGGGCAACGCGGTCCTGTTCATCTCGTCCGAACTTCCCGAACTCCTGGCCGTTGCCGACCGCATCGTGGTCATGCGGGAAGGGCGTTCGATCCGCGAACTCCCCCGCACCGACATCGACAGCGAAGAGCAGCTTCAACTCATCATCCAAGGAGCAGCAGCATGA
- a CDS encoding Gfo/Idh/MocA family oxidoreductase, which translates to MQDINIAMIGGGFMGKAHSLAYAAMPMFFWPAPARPIKKIVVDATDDLARTAAERYSWEGFSSSWRDVVNDPSIDVIDIATPNNLHAEIAIAAAEAGKHIICEKPLAPTAEEAGRMYEAAKKAGIVTAVAFNYRRTPAVALAKKYIEEGAIGEILNFRGTYLQDWSADPNSPLSWRFQKSIAGSGAVGDIGSHVVDLARYLVGEISEVTSVVSTFIPDRPLQSSGFDALGGSVKNDGPRGAVDVDDEAMSLVRFRSGAVGSIEATRNAWGRNNFITFEIHGTEGSIFFNYENRDELQVAFKGDPADRRGFRTVYTGPNTPYGESLWPIPALGIGYGETKIIEAHDFLKAVVEGGTVSPNFGDGYQAALVDDAILESGRTGQWVKVADATGADAEHG; encoded by the coding sequence ATGCAGGACATCAACATCGCCATGATCGGTGGCGGATTCATGGGCAAGGCCCACTCGCTCGCCTACGCCGCGATGCCCATGTTCTTCTGGCCGGCGCCGGCGCGTCCGATCAAGAAGATCGTGGTCGACGCCACGGATGACCTCGCGCGCACCGCGGCCGAGCGCTACTCGTGGGAGGGCTTCTCGTCCTCGTGGCGCGACGTGGTCAACGACCCGTCGATCGACGTGATCGACATCGCGACGCCCAACAACCTGCACGCGGAGATCGCGATCGCCGCCGCCGAGGCGGGCAAGCACATCATCTGCGAGAAGCCCCTCGCGCCCACCGCGGAAGAGGCGGGCCGCATGTACGAGGCCGCGAAGAAGGCCGGCATCGTCACCGCCGTCGCGTTCAATTACCGTCGCACGCCCGCCGTGGCGCTGGCCAAGAAGTACATCGAAGAGGGCGCCATCGGCGAGATCCTCAACTTCCGCGGCACCTACCTCCAGGACTGGAGCGCGGACCCCAACTCGCCGCTCAGCTGGCGCTTCCAGAAGAGCATCGCGGGCTCCGGGGCCGTCGGAGACATCGGATCCCACGTCGTCGACCTGGCCCGCTACCTCGTCGGCGAGATCTCCGAGGTCACCTCCGTCGTGTCGACCTTCATTCCGGACCGCCCGCTGCAGTCGAGCGGATTCGACGCCCTGGGCGGCTCGGTCAAGAACGACGGGCCCCGCGGCGCCGTCGACGTGGACGACGAGGCGATGTCGCTCGTCCGCTTCCGTAGCGGCGCCGTCGGCTCGATCGAGGCGACGCGCAACGCGTGGGGCCGGAACAACTTCATCACCTTCGAGATCCACGGCACCGAGGGCTCGATCTTCTTCAACTACGAGAACCGTGACGAGCTGCAGGTCGCCTTCAAGGGCGACCCGGCCGACCGCCGGGGCTTCCGCACCGTCTACACCGGGCCGAACACGCCCTACGGCGAGTCGCTGTGGCCCATCCCCGCGCTCGGCATCGGCTACGGCGAGACCAAGATCATCGAGGCGCACGACTTCCTGAAGGCCGTGGTCGAGGGCGGAACGGTGTCCCCGAACTTCGGGGACGGCTACCAGGCGGCACTCGTGGACGACGCCATCCTCGAATCGGGCCGGACCGGCCAGTGGGTCAAGGTCGCGGATGCCACCGGCGCGGACGCCGAACATGGCTGA